Proteins encoded together in one Planctopirus ephydatiae window:
- a CDS encoding DJ-1/PfpI family protein, with protein sequence MPKILIIAGDFVEDYELMVPYQMLQLLGCEVDVVCPDRRAGDFIKTAIHDFEGDQTYSEKPGHRFTLNAELDEAATQQSTYDGLYLPGGRSPEYLRLDQRVLDLVKHFFEAAKPVAAICHGIQILTAARVINGRRCTAYPACGPEITLAQGQYVATPVNEAYVEGNLVTAPAWPAHAALIGEFAKLLGITISHSKA encoded by the coding sequence ATGCCGAAGATTCTGATCATCGCCGGTGATTTCGTCGAAGATTACGAGTTGATGGTTCCCTACCAGATGCTGCAGCTTCTGGGCTGTGAGGTCGATGTCGTCTGCCCTGATCGACGCGCTGGTGATTTCATCAAAACCGCGATTCACGATTTTGAAGGGGATCAGACCTATAGCGAAAAGCCAGGACATCGATTCACTTTAAATGCCGAACTTGATGAGGCAGCCACTCAGCAATCAACTTATGACGGTCTCTATCTCCCCGGCGGCCGCTCTCCTGAGTACCTGCGGCTTGATCAGCGAGTGCTCGATCTGGTGAAGCATTTCTTTGAAGCAGCCAAGCCAGTGGCTGCCATTTGCCATGGTATTCAGATATTAACCGCCGCCAGAGTGATCAACGGCCGTCGCTGTACCGCTTATCCCGCCTGTGGCCCGGAGATCACATTGGCGCAAGGGCAATATGTCGCCACGCCCGTCAATGAAGCCTATGTTGAAGGCAACCTGGTCACAGCTCCTGCCTGGCCGGCCCATGCCGCGTTGATCGGTGAGTTCGCGAAACTCCTCGGGATTACCATCAGCCATTCGAAGGCGTAA
- the cmk gene encoding (d)CMP kinase, with protein sequence MSGGHVVITIDGPAGTGKSTAARKLAQLLGFSFLDTGAMYRAIAWGCLQQGMDLTRHDLVTNFARQADLQIEDQTIRLNGQDVTQAIRLPQVTLVASQVAAIEGVREQMVALQRRAAEGQNIVTEGRDQGTIVFPEAPCKFFLTASPLERAKRREAQLRSSGQTVPLEEILEQQQLRDERDENRTIAPLRPAIDATIVDTTSTSLEEVIDYLQRVVITKISSPRTIA encoded by the coding sequence ATGTCGGGCGGTCATGTTGTCATTACCATTGATGGGCCAGCAGGGACCGGCAAGAGCACAGCCGCTCGAAAGTTGGCTCAATTGCTTGGTTTTTCATTTCTGGACACGGGCGCGATGTATCGAGCCATTGCCTGGGGATGCCTGCAGCAGGGAATGGATCTGACTCGTCACGATCTGGTGACCAACTTTGCTCGCCAGGCCGACCTGCAGATCGAAGATCAAACCATCCGTCTGAATGGACAGGATGTAACGCAGGCCATTCGCTTGCCACAAGTTACGTTAGTCGCTTCTCAAGTGGCAGCCATCGAAGGTGTGCGCGAGCAAATGGTGGCACTGCAACGGCGTGCTGCGGAGGGGCAGAATATCGTCACTGAGGGACGAGACCAGGGAACCATCGTTTTCCCCGAGGCTCCCTGCAAGTTTTTTCTGACGGCATCTCCGTTAGAACGTGCCAAACGGCGTGAAGCTCAGCTTCGCAGTTCCGGGCAAACTGTGCCGCTTGAAGAGATCCTTGAGCAACAACAACTGCGCGATGAACGTGATGAGAACCGGACCATCGCTCCATTACGTCCAGCGATTGATGCGACTATCGTGGATACGACTTCAACATCTCTCGAAGAAGTGATTGATTATCTTCAACGAGTCGTCATCACAAAGATTTCTTCACCCAGGACCATAGCCTGA
- a CDS encoding M24 family metallopeptidase, whose product MFSLSDVQAAIREQGVDGWLLYDFRKSNVLAERVLGLDKKTSRRWAYFIPQEGTPRKLVHRIETGVLDALPGDKRIYLKWSEFEEGMAALVAGSKKIAMEYAPRNGNPYISRVDGGTIELIRSFGVEVVSSGDLIQLFEAVWDDEQIAMHLEASKVTDAAYAVAWKTIANDINTHGHSDELRVQRAILDHFEAHNLTTYSPPIVGVNAHSGDPHFETGSLPDTIIREGDFVLVDLWGKLDKPRAVYSDLTRTGYVGTIVPEKYTKVFQVVAAARDAAIRYVEEAFAAGRRVEGYEVDDACREVIEKAGYGPYYVHRTGHNIGQEVHGNGAHIDNLETHETRALIPRTCFSIEPGIYLEEFGVRSEIDVLIHPDGRVEVTGGALQTEIVPILAQ is encoded by the coding sequence ATGTTCTCACTCAGCGACGTTCAGGCAGCCATTCGGGAACAGGGAGTCGATGGCTGGTTGCTGTACGACTTTCGCAAGTCGAATGTACTGGCCGAACGTGTGCTGGGGCTGGATAAAAAAACCAGCCGTCGCTGGGCCTATTTTATCCCCCAGGAGGGAACGCCTCGAAAACTGGTGCATCGCATCGAAACGGGTGTGCTCGATGCATTACCTGGCGACAAAAGGATCTATCTGAAGTGGAGTGAGTTCGAAGAGGGGATGGCGGCGCTGGTCGCTGGCAGCAAAAAAATCGCCATGGAATACGCTCCCCGGAATGGTAACCCTTACATTTCGCGTGTCGACGGCGGGACCATTGAACTGATCCGGTCTTTTGGTGTGGAAGTCGTTTCATCAGGAGACCTCATTCAGTTGTTTGAGGCCGTCTGGGATGACGAGCAGATCGCCATGCATCTGGAGGCGTCCAAGGTCACTGATGCAGCTTATGCTGTGGCCTGGAAGACGATCGCCAACGATATCAATACCCACGGTCACTCAGATGAACTGCGAGTCCAGCGGGCAATCCTGGATCATTTCGAGGCTCACAATCTCACCACCTACAGCCCGCCGATTGTGGGTGTGAATGCCCATAGTGGTGACCCGCATTTTGAAACGGGTTCACTGCCTGACACGATCATTCGCGAAGGCGATTTCGTACTGGTCGACTTGTGGGGTAAGCTCGACAAGCCGAGGGCTGTCTATAGCGATTTAACTCGTACGGGTTATGTGGGGACGATTGTTCCCGAGAAGTACACAAAGGTTTTTCAAGTCGTCGCTGCTGCCCGTGATGCCGCCATCAGGTATGTGGAGGAGGCTTTTGCTGCAGGCCGGCGTGTTGAAGGTTATGAAGTCGATGATGCCTGCCGCGAAGTGATCGAAAAGGCAGGCTACGGGCCTTACTACGTCCATCGGACAGGGCATAACATCGGCCAGGAAGTTCATGGGAATGGCGCCCATATCGATAACCTAGAGACGCATGAAACCCGAGCCTTGATTCCCCGGACATGCTTCTCGATTGAGCCCGGAATCTATCTGGAAGAGTTTGGTGTTCGCAGTGAAATCGATGTGCTGATTCACCCGGATGGACGTGTGGAAGTGACTGGTGGAGCACTTCAGACAGAGATTGTGCCAATTCTCGCCCAATGA
- a CDS encoding HD domain-containing protein produces MLGTMVSPLYSMVIEKALRVAAVAHHGQLRKATNVPYLSHLAGVALILQRAGFADDELIAAAILHDIVEDTEVTIADLEKQFSPAVIQAVIASTEEKEDPTGVAIPWRVRKEKHLAQMRMASHAARAITLADKLHNLGATWYDLQENPRALEKFSATPAEWLWYHREMVTAASGIDSDLQILSSACRQMIHQIQEFIDPQLPETSPS; encoded by the coding sequence ATGTTGGGAACGATGGTGTCGCCTTTGTATTCGATGGTCATCGAAAAGGCTTTGCGAGTCGCGGCGGTCGCACATCATGGTCAATTGCGGAAGGCCACCAATGTTCCTTACCTGTCCCATCTGGCGGGGGTGGCTTTGATTCTGCAAAGAGCAGGATTCGCAGACGATGAACTGATTGCCGCTGCGATTCTGCATGACATTGTCGAAGACACTGAGGTGACCATCGCTGATCTTGAAAAGCAGTTTTCTCCGGCTGTGATTCAGGCCGTCATCGCTTCGACCGAGGAAAAGGAAGACCCGACAGGAGTGGCGATTCCGTGGAGAGTGCGCAAAGAAAAGCATCTCGCGCAGATGCGGATGGCCTCACATGCGGCCAGGGCCATCACTCTGGCCGACAAGCTGCACAATCTGGGGGCCACATGGTATGACCTCCAGGAAAACCCGAGAGCGCTGGAAAAGTTCAGCGCGACGCCTGCGGAATGGCTCTGGTACCATCGCGAGATGGTGACAGCCGCCAGTGGGATTGATAGCGACCTGCAAATCCTGTCGTCCGCCTGCCGGCAGATGATTCACCAGATTCAGGAGTTTATTGATCCTCAGCTGCCTGAGACATCTCCCAGTTGA